One window from the genome of Leucobacter aridicollis encodes:
- a CDS encoding DUF3592 domain-containing protein: protein MYIACFALIAVSGVVILAGLRVRRLVPKHWATVPGDWIGPALQFSPHPYRYRTPDGVERTGSSRVKVVWRAPFGGNCLVAYDPQNPATSQPAQLRTNGTLLIAVGAFAAIAGVALLAVSLR from the coding sequence TTGTACATCGCATGCTTTGCGCTCATCGCCGTTTCCGGCGTCGTCATCCTCGCCGGGCTCCGCGTTCGCAGGCTCGTGCCAAAACACTGGGCGACGGTGCCGGGCGACTGGATCGGCCCGGCACTCCAGTTCTCGCCGCACCCCTACCGCTACCGCACCCCAGACGGGGTCGAGCGCACAGGATCGTCACGAGTCAAAGTCGTCTGGCGAGCGCCCTTCGGGGGCAACTGCCTCGTAGCGTACGACCCCCAGAACCCCGCGACGTCTCAGCCAGCCCAGCTGCGCACGAACGGGACGCTCCTCATCGCCGTCGGGGCATTCGCCGCGATTGCGGGGGTCGCGCTTCTCGCCGTTTCGCTGCGATAG
- a CDS encoding RidA family protein, with amino-acid sequence MTSTRDSLARALGATDGPNSPTMAQCASAHELIFTSGHTSLTLGKVGAELTVADGAQAAREAALRLLHSVLEHNGTLDGLRLVQLNVCVNTTPDFTQHGEVAEGASGLLREVFGDQDLPTRKALGMASLPRGVAVEIDAVFAAEATTS; translated from the coding sequence ATGACTAGCACCAGAGACTCACTCGCCCGCGCGCTCGGCGCGACCGACGGCCCAAACTCGCCAACGATGGCGCAGTGCGCGAGCGCACACGAGCTCATCTTCACCTCGGGCCACACGAGCCTGACGCTCGGCAAGGTCGGCGCGGAGCTCACAGTCGCAGACGGCGCACAGGCCGCGCGTGAGGCCGCGCTGCGTTTGCTCCACTCGGTGCTCGAACACAACGGCACGCTCGATGGGCTGCGGCTGGTGCAGCTCAACGTGTGCGTGAACACCACCCCAGATTTCACGCAGCACGGTGAGGTCGCGGAGGGCGCGAGCGGCCTCCTGCGCGAGGTCTTCGGCGATCAGGATCTCCCGACACGCAAGGCGCTCGGCATGGCATCGCTCCCCCGCGGAGTTGCCGTCGAGATCGACGCCGTGTTCGCCGCAGAGGCCACCACCAGCTAG
- a CDS encoding helix-turn-helix domain-containing protein yields the protein MSTQKRKSGDEDAQLGARIREIRKLRRLSLTQLGEMSGVSASFLSQLERGTCRASFGTLRDVTEALGTTLAELFNADEPPGPRIVRHAERPQLIHGGARKFMLSPRPLSHIEIFAGEFDPGESTGDEPYNHGDSQEFLIVIRGSVDVQIDGRSHLLDAGDTIEYRSSQLHRTVNVGDDVAEVHWIVSPVTVPSSTGAAEGTNDD from the coding sequence ATGAGTACTCAAAAACGCAAATCCGGAGACGAAGACGCCCAACTCGGCGCACGCATCCGTGAGATACGCAAGCTCAGGCGACTGTCGCTGACCCAGCTTGGAGAAATGTCAGGCGTGAGCGCGAGCTTCCTCAGCCAGCTTGAGCGGGGCACGTGCCGCGCGAGCTTCGGAACGCTTCGAGACGTCACCGAGGCGCTCGGCACAACCCTCGCCGAACTCTTCAACGCCGACGAACCACCGGGGCCACGCATCGTCAGGCACGCCGAACGCCCGCAGCTCATCCACGGTGGCGCCCGCAAATTCATGCTGAGCCCCCGCCCGCTGTCACACATCGAGATCTTCGCCGGCGAATTCGACCCGGGCGAATCGACCGGCGACGAGCCATACAACCACGGCGACTCCCAGGAGTTCCTGATCGTCATCCGAGGCTCGGTCGACGTCCAGATCGACGGCAGGTCGCACCTCCTCGATGCTGGCGACACCATCGAGTACCGCAGCTCACAGCTGCACCGCACGGTGAACGTGGGTGACGACGTTGCAGAGGTGCACTGGATCGTCAGCCCGGTTACTGTGCCAAGCTCCACCGGCGCTGCAGAAGGAACGAACGATGACTAG